A stretch of Zootoca vivipara chromosome 13, rZooViv1.1, whole genome shotgun sequence DNA encodes these proteins:
- the EIF4A1 gene encoding eukaryotic initiation factor 4A-I encodes MSASQESRPRDNGPEGMDPDGVIESNWNEIVDSFDDMNLSESLLRGIYAYGFEKPSAIQQRAILPCIKGYDVIAQAQSGTGKTATFAISILQQIELDLKATQALVLAPTRELAQQIQKVVMALGDYMGASCHACIGGTNVRAEVQKLQMEAPHIIVGTPGRVFDMLNRRYLSPKFIKMFVLDEADEMLSRGFKDQIYDIFQKLSGNTQVVLLSATMPMDVLEVTKKFMRDPIRILVKKEELTLEGIRQFYINVEREEWKLDTLCDLYETLTITQAVIFINTRRKVDWLTEKMHARDFTVSAMHGDMDQKERDVIMREFRSGSSRVLITTDLLARGIDVQQVSLVINYDLPTNRENYIHRIGRGGRFGRKGVAINMVTEEDKRTLRDIETFYNTSIEEMPLNVADLI; translated from the exons ATGTCTGCGAGTCAAGAGAGCCG ACCTAGAGACAATGGCCCCGAAGGGATGGACCCCGATGGTGTCATTGAG AGCAATTGGAACGAGATCGTTGACAGTTTCGATGACATGAACTTGTCGGAGTCCCTCCTGCGAGGAATCTACGCCTATGGTTTTGAGAAGCCCTCCGCCATCCAGCAGCGAGCCATTCTCCCTTGTATCAAGG GTTACGATGTGATTGCTCAGGCCCAGTCTGGAACTGGGAAGACCGCCACTTTTGCAATCTCCATCTTACAGCAAATTGAGCTGGACCTGAAAGCTACCCAAGCACTGGTCCTGGCCCCAACAAGAGAGTTGGCTCAGCAG ATCCAGAAGGTTGTGATGGCCCTGGGAGACTACATGGGTGCCTCCTGCCATGCCTGTATAGGCGGGACTAACGTCCGCGCCGAAGTGCAGAAACTGCAGATGGAGGCCCCCCATATCATTGTCGGGACCCCTGGACGCGTCTTCGACATGTTGAACAGGCGATACCTGT CACCCAAGTTTATCAAGATGTTTGTGCTGGATGAGGCTGACGAGATGTTGAGCCGAGGTTTCAAGGACCAGATCTATGACATCTTCCAGAAACTGAGTGGGAACACACAG GTGGTGCTTCTCTCTGCCACCATGCCTATGGATGTCCTGGAGGTGACCAAGAAATTCATGCGGGACCCGATCCGTATCCTGGTCAAGAAGGAGGAGCTCACCCTGGAGGGTATTAGGCAGTTCTACATAAACGTGGAGAGGGAG GAGTGGAAGCTGGACACCCTGTGCGATCTCTACGAGACCCTCACCATCACTCAAGCCGTCATCTTCATCAACACCCGGAGGAAGGTGGACTGGCTCACTGAAAAGATGCATGCCCGGGACTTCACAGTTTCCGCCATG CATGGAGACATGGACCAGAAGGAGCGCGATGTCATCATGAGGGAATTCCGCTCTGGCTCCAGCCGTGTCCTGATCACCACAGACTTACTG GCCCGTGGCATTGATGTCCAGCAGGTTTCCCTGGTCATCAACTATGACCTGCCAACCAACCGTGAGAACTACATACACAG GATCGGCCGAGGGGGCCGTTTTGGAAGGAAAGGAGTTGCGATCAACATGGTGACAGAAGAAGACAAGCGTACGCTTCGCGACATCGAGACATTCTACAACACCTCCATCGAGGAAATGCCTCTCAACGTGGCCGACCTCATCTGA